One genomic region from Kamptonema formosum PCC 6407 encodes:
- a CDS encoding RuBisCO accumulation factor 1, giving the protein MTQTPQDLPNSGPQSSSNAVDVENLVRSLRRKEGSWVEWGQACATLLKAGYSSNQIFEQTGFEPVQQNQVSVAAQVYTSLVNADATEEVRSHFWRKGSDVLYEFRILTQNERVAAATLVLSHNLDADDAHEIAKAVKEFSRIRQPAGFTHAAGDAVAYQCWKLAREKSDLQERSRLIARGLKLAASPTARQQIEQLLTDFTVVPKRTAPRLPVYRVEEEEDLPRIVPVAGQMPIATTDWQAVPLTEETGPFQLIKFSGTGAWITVPGWQVIRKAEDPVALLANSDRFPTPLQGQPEEVLIIADRAQRQWDADSYFLTDSNGNLELQWFEESPDIKLLAKVILVMRPKRIIEEDSVKDGWSIDE; this is encoded by the coding sequence ATGACTCAAACACCTCAAGACTTACCGAATTCGGGCCCTCAATCTTCTAGCAATGCTGTGGATGTGGAAAATTTAGTGCGATCGCTCCGCCGCAAGGAGGGCAGTTGGGTAGAATGGGGACAGGCTTGCGCGACATTGCTCAAAGCGGGCTACAGTTCTAATCAGATTTTTGAACAGACGGGTTTTGAGCCGGTGCAGCAAAATCAGGTCAGCGTTGCCGCTCAAGTTTATACCAGTTTAGTAAATGCAGATGCCACTGAGGAAGTGCGATCGCACTTTTGGCGCAAGGGTAGCGATGTTTTGTACGAGTTTCGGATTCTCACCCAAAACGAACGAGTTGCTGCTGCTACCTTGGTACTATCTCACAACCTGGATGCTGACGACGCGCACGAAATCGCCAAAGCTGTCAAGGAATTTTCGCGCATTCGGCAGCCAGCGGGATTTACCCATGCTGCGGGAGACGCAGTTGCTTACCAGTGTTGGAAATTGGCGAGGGAGAAGAGCGATCTGCAAGAGCGATCGCGCCTGATCGCACGCGGTTTAAAATTAGCAGCAAGTCCCACTGCGCGTCAACAAATCGAACAACTACTCACTGATTTTACCGTAGTTCCGAAGCGTACCGCCCCCCGATTGCCAGTGTATCGCGTCGAAGAAGAGGAAGATTTACCTCGGATCGTACCTGTTGCAGGTCAAATGCCGATCGCCACTACAGACTGGCAAGCAGTTCCCCTAACGGAGGAAACAGGGCCCTTTCAACTGATCAAATTTTCCGGTACTGGCGCTTGGATAACCGTCCCTGGTTGGCAAGTGATTAGGAAAGCAGAAGATCCCGTCGCTCTTTTGGCAAATAGCGATCGCTTTCCCACACCCTTACAAGGCCAACCTGAAGAAGTATTAATTATCGCCGACCGCGCTCAAAGGCAGTGGGATGCTGATAGTTATTTTCTCACAGATAGCAACGGCAATTTAGAATTACAGTGGTTTGAAGAATCTCCCGATATCAAGCTTTTAGCAAAAGTTATTCTAGTGATGCGTCCGAAAAGAATTATTGAGGAAGATTCCGTTAAGGATGGATGGTCTATTGATGAATAA
- a CDS encoding response regulator, protein MDNALPELDSIKRQLMSLNRPKKPKMLVVDDEPDNLDLLYRTFRRDFNVLKAESGIRALEVLGDEGEVAVIISDQRMPEMKGTEFLSKTVPQFPNTVRIILTGFTDIEDLVDAINSGQVYKYITKPWDPNELKVVVQRAAETYELLKQRTEELRRAQIQTQLLATVMQTAQDSPSLEASLEPIAAAFSDNFLADACILQLVEGNTLTGAVGTHSAGGKVDNWLASDPLVKEAIATQTIQCSLNVSADATMTDIAHYQASGIQAHLAVPIAYRGETIALMSLQWKQPSTLRPDELMTLHLAAQQVALVLTTLKCS, encoded by the coding sequence ATGGATAATGCCCTTCCAGAGCTAGATAGCATTAAACGCCAGCTCATGAGCCTAAATCGACCCAAAAAGCCTAAGATGCTGGTGGTAGACGATGAACCAGATAATCTCGATCTCCTCTACCGAACTTTCCGGCGAGATTTTAACGTACTAAAAGCTGAGAGCGGAATTCGCGCCTTGGAAGTCCTTGGCGATGAAGGTGAAGTAGCCGTCATCATCTCCGATCAACGTATGCCGGAGATGAAGGGAACGGAGTTTTTGAGCAAAACTGTACCTCAGTTCCCAAACACAGTACGGATTATCCTCACTGGTTTTACGGATATTGAAGACCTGGTAGACGCAATTAACTCTGGACAGGTATATAAATATATTACTAAGCCCTGGGACCCGAACGAACTCAAAGTTGTAGTGCAGCGGGCCGCAGAGACTTATGAATTGCTGAAGCAACGGACGGAAGAACTGCGCCGGGCCCAAATCCAAACGCAATTACTGGCAACTGTCATGCAGACTGCTCAGGACTCTCCTAGTTTGGAAGCCAGTTTAGAGCCAATTGCTGCGGCCTTCAGCGATAATTTTTTAGCCGATGCCTGCATTTTACAACTCGTGGAGGGAAATACTTTAACAGGGGCAGTCGGCACTCACAGCGCAGGCGGAAAGGTGGACAATTGGCTGGCAAGTGACCCTTTGGTGAAGGAAGCGATCGCTACTCAGACGATTCAATGTTCGCTTAATGTCTCAGCGGATGCAACAATGACTGATATTGCCCACTACCAGGCATCAGGAATTCAAGCACATCTCGCTGTTCCCATCGCCTATCGCGGGGAAACGATCGCTTTAATGTCCCTCCAGTGGAAGCAACCCAGCACCCTTCGCCCTGACGAACTGATGACGCTTCACTTGGCAGCTCAACAAGTTGCTCTAGTTCTAACTACTTTGAAGTGTTCTTAA
- a CDS encoding M23 family metallopeptidase produces MKPVYSDKKLKSLATAKQEKMTPISDRARLRLLSQRSLLLGIGCIASLGMLSKGMVWAQTEAPQVEIAAPEASEAPPSLPEPAAVEPETYAPEPSAAAPEYAPEPEYIPETPEYAPEPEYIPEAPAAAAPEPYLPEPEIAPPTVEAPSTPEYNAEAPASPNNAYIDPTDYSVGATNTYEAPTAVQFSERSTGCDAVVGTGQEIAGALCAPPAPQQQTADANAGNPYAENIAAPTGRKAWENGQQQAGTSYAQGGSSGAGYAPRSEYASESGYSSNGGATVASIGSIQVGPITVSSMSDSGFAYYNQTPRPPALPGNGNLRMMFPLSIPAEITSIFGWRTHPVLGSGRFHTGTDLGAPMGTPVLAAYAGQVAIADWLGGYGLAVVLDHNKQSQETLYAHLSELFVKPGEWVQQGEVIGRVGSTGMSTGPHLHFELRAMTNQGWVAIDPGQQLEFALAQMVKTLETAEKVPAMPKILTSRLASGTGDLEISTPKLPPLPLGLDIEIVNLQPPVELLEKPISKPKN; encoded by the coding sequence GTGAAACCAGTTTACTCAGATAAAAAACTAAAATCCCTGGCAACAGCCAAACAAGAAAAAATGACCCCTATTAGCGATCGCGCTCGATTGCGGCTATTATCTCAACGTTCCCTACTCTTAGGCATCGGTTGTATTGCTAGTCTAGGAATGCTCAGTAAAGGTATGGTTTGGGCCCAAACCGAGGCTCCGCAAGTAGAAATAGCTGCCCCAGAAGCCTCCGAAGCCCCTCCTAGCCTCCCGGAACCAGCCGCAGTTGAACCAGAAACTTACGCACCAGAACCCTCTGCGGCCGCCCCCGAATACGCCCCAGAACCAGAGTACATTCCAGAAACCCCCGAATACGCCCCAGAACCAGAGTACATTCCAGAAGCCCCCGCAGCGGCCGCCCCAGAGCCGTATTTGCCAGAACCAGAAATTGCTCCGCCAACCGTAGAAGCGCCGAGCACTCCAGAATATAATGCTGAGGCCCCAGCCAGCCCCAATAATGCCTACATCGATCCCACTGACTACAGTGTGGGTGCGACTAACACCTACGAAGCACCGACAGCAGTTCAATTTTCCGAACGCTCAACTGGTTGCGACGCTGTTGTAGGAACGGGACAAGAAATTGCGGGAGCCTTGTGCGCTCCCCCTGCGCCACAGCAGCAGACGGCAGATGCGAACGCGGGGAACCCCTACGCTGAAAATATCGCCGCCCCTACAGGTCGTAAAGCCTGGGAAAATGGCCAGCAACAGGCAGGAACATCTTACGCCCAGGGAGGTTCCTCTGGGGCTGGATATGCCCCCAGGTCGGAATATGCCTCTGAGTCGGGATACTCCTCAAACGGAGGGGCGACAGTTGCCAGCATTGGGTCTATCCAAGTCGGCCCGATTACTGTCAGCAGTATGAGCGATTCTGGTTTTGCTTATTACAATCAGACACCTCGGCCGCCTGCATTGCCTGGAAATGGCAATCTGCGGATGATGTTTCCCCTGTCTATCCCCGCTGAAATTACCTCGATTTTTGGCTGGAGGACTCATCCAGTCCTCGGTTCAGGCAGGTTTCACACGGGTACAGACTTGGGTGCGCCGATGGGAACCCCAGTTTTGGCGGCTTATGCGGGTCAAGTTGCGATCGCAGATTGGTTAGGAGGTTACGGCCTGGCCGTCGTTCTCGACCATAATAAACAGTCCCAAGAAACTCTCTACGCTCACCTTTCCGAACTATTTGTTAAACCGGGTGAATGGGTGCAGCAAGGAGAAGTAATTGGTCGAGTTGGCAGTACGGGGATGTCTACAGGCCCTCACTTACACTTTGAACTACGGGCGATGACAAATCAAGGTTGGGTAGCGATCGATCCAGGCCAGCAATTAGAGTTTGCTTTGGCTCAAATGGTGAAAACTTTGGAAACAGCAGAAAAAGTGCCGGCAATGCCTAAAATTCTCACATCTCGCTTAGCAAGTGGAACAGGGGATTTAGAAATTAGTACGCCAAAACTTCCACCACTACCTTTAGGTTTAGACATTGAAATTGTCAATCTCCAACCCCCAGTAGAGTTGTTAGAAAAGCCAATTTCTAAGCCTAAGAATTGA
- the crtO gene encoding beta-carotene ketolase CrtO yields METYDVIIIGAGHNGLTCAAYLLKAGYSVLLLEKRSVPGGAATTEAAIPELPDFKFNLCAIDHEFIHLGPVIEELELGKYGLEYLFCDPVVFCPNPDGKYFLAHKSVERTCAEIARYSPRDAQKYAEYTDFWQRALGAMIPMFNAPPKSIIDIAGNYNIKKLKDLFSVIGSPDKTFDFIRTMLNSAEDILNEWFDSEFLKAPLARLASELGAPPSQKTIAVGAIMMAMRHNPGMARPRGGTGSLVKALVNLVHSYAGKILTDQHVEKILVDDGRAVGVRVAGGVEYRATKGVISNIDAKRLFLHLIDDRDVDSADRNLRERLERKIVNNNETILKIDLALSEAPRFEKYNHQDEYMIGSVLIADSVKHVEIAHSEPSIGRIPDSDPSMYVVVPTMLDPSMAPPGKHTVWIEFFAPYQIENAEGTGLHGTGWTDELKHKVADRCIDKLAEYAPNIKNAIIGRRVESPAELGERLGALKGNYYHVDMTLDQMIFFRPLPELANYKTPIEGLYLTGAGTHPGGSISGMPGRNCARIFMHAQQPIAQTLADAANSLKSTAKSVFGGASDL; encoded by the coding sequence ATGGAAACGTATGATGTCATTATCATCGGAGCAGGTCACAACGGGCTAACCTGTGCAGCTTACCTCCTCAAAGCAGGATATAGCGTCCTCCTACTCGAAAAACGCTCTGTCCCTGGAGGGGCCGCCACCACCGAGGCCGCAATTCCAGAACTGCCAGATTTTAAATTTAACCTCTGTGCAATCGACCATGAATTTATCCATTTAGGGCCTGTTATCGAAGAATTAGAACTGGGGAAATATGGATTAGAATATCTATTTTGCGATCCAGTTGTCTTTTGCCCAAACCCAGACGGAAAATACTTCTTAGCCCATAAATCAGTTGAAAGAACCTGTGCAGAAATAGCTCGCTATAGCCCTCGCGATGCTCAGAAATACGCCGAATATACCGACTTTTGGCAGCGGGCCCTCGGTGCAATGATTCCGATGTTCAATGCACCACCCAAATCCATCATTGATATCGCCGGGAACTACAACATTAAAAAACTTAAAGACTTGTTTTCAGTCATCGGTTCCCCAGACAAAACCTTTGATTTTATCCGTACCATGCTCAACAGCGCTGAGGACATTCTCAACGAGTGGTTTGATTCGGAATTCCTCAAAGCGCCCCTAGCAAGACTCGCCTCAGAACTCGGTGCACCTCCCTCTCAAAAAACCATTGCTGTCGGTGCAATTATGATGGCAATGCGGCACAATCCTGGTATGGCCAGACCGCGAGGAGGCACGGGTTCATTAGTAAAAGCATTGGTTAATTTAGTACACAGTTATGCAGGTAAAATCCTCACTGACCAGCACGTTGAAAAAATCTTGGTTGATGATGGCCGCGCTGTAGGAGTTCGAGTTGCCGGAGGCGTAGAATATCGAGCTACAAAAGGTGTTATTTCTAATATAGATGCTAAACGCTTGTTTTTGCACTTAATAGATGACAGGGATGTTGATAGTGCCGATCGCAACTTGCGGGAACGCCTAGAGCGCAAAATTGTTAACAACAATGAGACTATTCTTAAGATAGATTTAGCTCTCAGCGAAGCGCCCCGGTTTGAAAAGTACAACCATCAAGATGAATATATGATCGGTTCAGTATTAATTGCTGATTCCGTGAAGCACGTCGAAATTGCTCACAGCGAGCCTAGTATTGGCAGAATTCCTGACTCTGACCCCTCTATGTATGTGGTAGTGCCGACCATGCTAGACCCGTCGATGGCTCCCCCCGGTAAACATACTGTCTGGATTGAGTTTTTTGCTCCTTATCAGATCGAAAATGCTGAAGGCACTGGTTTGCACGGAACTGGTTGGACGGATGAATTAAAACACAAAGTAGCCGATCGCTGCATTGATAAATTAGCAGAATATGCGCCCAATATCAAGAATGCAATTATCGGTCGCCGCGTGGAAAGTCCGGCAGAATTGGGAGAACGTTTGGGGGCATTGAAGGGTAATTATTACCATGTAGATATGACTCTGGATCAAATGATCTTTTTCCGCCCTTTACCGGAGTTAGCGAATTACAAAACACCGATTGAAGGTTTGTATTTAACGGGTGCTGGTACGCATCCAGGCGGCTCGATTTCGGGGATGCCGGGACGCAATTGCGCTCGTATTTTTATGCACGCGCAGCAACCAATCGCGCAGACTTTGGCAGATGCAGCTAACTCCCTGAAATCTACGGCAAAGTCTGTATTTGGGGGAGCCTCCGATTTGTAA
- a CDS encoding saccharopine dehydrogenase family protein, whose product MTDRVLIIGGRGRIGTSVAKDLVAHTQAQITLTGRDTGGIAANTSTPKQAEYLPLNLADKQALRKAVAASNLVIHTAGPFHHRDASVLKTCIDEGVNYLDVSDSRSFTRRALECRDAAKNAGITAIINTGIFPGVSNSMVRRDVEQLDKAERIHLSYVVGGSGGAGVTVMRTTFLGLQTPFEVWLDGKWQTVKPYSDRETVEFPQPYSKTGVYWFDMPESITLPESFPVKTVITKFGTNPDLYNYLTWFVANYWPDSWLKNHKVIEFLSYVSYGMTSFSNQFSGIGVAVRSEVTGIKNGKEAKVCSTVVHENAADATGIGTGTIAQLILDGKLTYPGVWPVEQALPTDLFEQSMESRGLKIEQELL is encoded by the coding sequence ATGACAGACCGGGTTTTGATTATTGGAGGCCGGGGGCGAATTGGCACCAGCGTGGCTAAAGATTTAGTCGCCCATACTCAGGCGCAAATTACCCTGACTGGACGCGATACAGGGGGAATAGCTGCTAATACATCCACGCCGAAGCAGGCGGAGTATTTGCCATTAAATTTAGCGGATAAGCAAGCTTTACGAAAAGCTGTTGCTGCTTCCAACCTCGTCATCCACACGGCGGGGCCTTTTCACCACCGCGATGCTTCGGTACTCAAAACTTGTATTGATGAAGGCGTTAACTATCTCGATGTCAGCGACAGTCGCAGCTTCACTCGCAGGGCTTTAGAATGCCGCGATGCTGCTAAAAATGCTGGGATTACAGCTATTATTAATACGGGGATTTTTCCCGGAGTTTCTAATAGCATGGTACGCCGAGATGTAGAACAGTTGGATAAGGCAGAACGCATTCACTTGAGTTATGTTGTCGGAGGTTCGGGCGGGGCTGGGGTGACAGTAATGCGAACTACATTTTTAGGGTTGCAAACGCCTTTTGAGGTGTGGTTAGATGGCAAGTGGCAAACTGTTAAACCCTATAGCGATCGCGAAACAGTTGAATTTCCCCAACCCTACAGCAAAACAGGTGTTTACTGGTTTGATATGCCCGAATCTATTACTTTACCTGAATCTTTCCCAGTTAAAACTGTAATTACCAAATTTGGTACTAATCCTGATCTTTACAATTATCTTACCTGGTTTGTCGCTAACTATTGGCCGGATAGCTGGCTGAAGAATCATAAGGTCATCGAATTTTTGTCCTACGTTAGCTACGGTATGACCAGTTTTAGCAATCAGTTTAGCGGTATTGGGGTAGCAGTGCGTTCCGAAGTAACTGGCATTAAAAATGGTAAGGAAGCTAAAGTTTGCTCGACGGTAGTACATGAAAATGCCGCAGATGCTACTGGTATAGGTACGGGTACAATTGCCCAATTGATATTAGATGGCAAACTGACTTATCCAGGAGTTTGGCCTGTAGAACAGGCCCTTCCGACTGATTTGTTTGAACAATCTATGGAAAGTCGGGGTCTTAAAATTGAGCAAGAATTGCTGTGA